TTCACGGCGATCCGTGAGGCGTCGCTTCTAAAGGAGTTGAAGCACGCAAATATCGTCACGCTGCACGACATAGTGCACACGCGGGAGACGCTGACCTTCGTGTTCGAGTTTGTGGTGAGTCAGCTGGTTGTCCTTGTCTTTCTTTAGTAGAAATCAGGCTGCGAGAAAAGGAGGTAAGCTTTTCACGGCGATCCGTGAGGCGTCTCTTCTAAAAGAGTTGAAGCACGCCTAAATCGTCACGCTGCACGATATTGTGCACACGCGGGAAACGCTGACCTTCGTGTACGAGTTTGTGGTGAGTCATCTGGCTGTCCCTGTCCCACGTTGGTAAAGATGAGGCTGTAAGAAAAGGATGGCACTTTCGTGATGCGTCGTTGGAAGCTGAACATCGAATCGAATTGACAGACGTTTGTTTAGTCTCGAGTCTTCGACTTCACCACTCTTCTTATCCTCATCTCAACGAATGCCCGTAGTCTTTTTGCTACAGATACCTaagttttaaaagaaatatatgAACTAAAGTATCCCTATACTTATCTTCCATCAATAGCAATATGATGTTGTATGTCAACATTCATGGCCAAAAAGGGTTTCCACATTTTAAGGTCGCCCTTTCCCCGCATCGTCACTTTTACTCCCGGCGCCTTAGGCGGTCACATACCCGACTTGCCCTAATCTGAAATTGTTACTGCGTTGGCATACCCTTGCCCTATCTCAAACTGTAATGCATTCGAagtgtaagtaggtaaataaagaaACTTGGAGACAGCCCGAAACAACGGAATACGTTTCCATCAAGAAGGGCGTCGCTCATTAATCACAATGTTCCCAACTTTTTATTCACCACCTCCTCCCATTACGTGGTGAAGTTTTAAGACTAAACCCGTACCACCTCTTCCTAAAGCATTATCTTTAGATACAAACAAGTAACATACGGGGCAATGTCAAACGTATTTGGCGCCAAAATCACTTTCCTTTTGCCCAATTCTGGCTTAGTAGCCGCGGTCATAGAAAAAATTAATACACGTTATATCTCATTGCACACCCCCTTGTGACATGTCGCGCCTTTTTCCGAACTTGTGATTAATGGACTATCCCTAAGCTGCATCAAGCCTGTAGATACTGAAATTGTCACGTGTTTTCTGAACAGAACAATCAACGAAGTCCACAattttctaaggctgagttgcgccatcgtgctttaactttgacaaacgtcaaaaatctgtcaaactccatacaaaatgcaccatttattgttattgttacggttaaaataggtggtgcaactcagcctagttTAACTTTTCCATGTTGTAAATCCTACACTTTTATACTCCTCGTTACAAGACGCCGAACCCAATCCCTCTTATTACAGAAAGTTAAACTCTGGTTTAAAtagacatttagtatggaaatgacaatttaaaccagtgttattcccgggtttaacttttttgtaataaggggaaTATGTCGAACTACCGCGAACGGTACCACGAAACTTGCACGTTGGTGTTTGTATTTGTGGCGAGTTAATATTTAGTTGTGTGCAGTCAAAACACGAGTTTGCTTCCGTGAAATATTGTTCTTGTGTTCTCAATTTAATGTTTTCTAGTTTAGTTTTGATTAATATTAGCACGGGTATCCTACTGATGAATTTGTGCATAAAACAGACTGCAGCTGTTATTTCgttgttcttttatttttcccaatctaaggctgggttgcaccatcttactttaactttaacaaacgtcaaaaatctgtcaaactcaaaaataccggttatcattacagttacggtcaaagttagatggtgcaactcagccttatactTTTTTGTACCAACTACGTCTCAATTGTTGATTTATAATACAGAATCTCTGCAAAAGACTGTATTTAATTTCCTGATACGCCTGTTTTAATTTATAGATGCTTTACGTTACACGGTCTTGGTATAAGGaagttacttttttaatttgctccttgataagtatattaattgaATCGTTCTTtgataaacaaacaataataaaatattccACCCTTGTTGTGTTCATATTCTGATCGCATCATGTAAATGAGGAAACTTCGGTATCTGAGCGATCAACTTCGTAACGAgtatttaaatgttaattatCCTTcagcgtaaaagttttccaacaAAATAGACGAATTTACGAGTATATTTTGAAGCAATATTATTCCACATTTCAGCACATAAGTATTAAGTACAACGGAAGTGCTATAAATTGCTATAAAATTTAACACTCAAACGTTCGGCTTACGTATTTgcttgtattatttattttcgacGGCAGAACTaaccaaatttatttaaatggaataaaataaaataaaacatttttccgTACAGTCGGCATTTGAAGTAGGTACCGACTAATATTTTCAACGATTACAAAGACCAAGCTGTAGATAGTGATAAGTATTAAGTAATTCTAGGAAGAAGGGTTTATGATCAGCCCTATAACGCTAAGTATCTTCGTAATTCGTATTTGCGTATTACATATTGAAATTTTATGCAAGATTTAtctcattaatttttttaacattatgctttacatgaaaaataacaatcaacTCTCTTGACCCTTCATACAAGAGccctaaataaatattatctgtaaggctgcgtttccattGATGATTGAGCGGAGCTTGACGGACCAGTATTTTGGTAAATCCGACGTATTTAAGCGTCGGAAATGCATGAAAACTCCGCTCTACGTATCTCAGCATCAACGTAAACGCACCTTTATCTTCATGCCTACGTCACACAGAATGTTGTGTTTCAATTAGCCTTTTCCCTCAGGACACGGACCTATCACAATACATGGAGAGGCATCCGGGCGGGTTGAACCACCACAACGTCAGACTGTTCATGTTCCAGCTGCTACGCGGCCTGTCCTACTGCCATCGGAGAAGAGTTTTACACAGGTATGAAAGTTATAATAGTCATTTATTTACTACctgcaaataggctttcaaaaagCTAAAAGCGCTTTCCCAGTATTACTTAACCGTATTACTTCTCGACAATAAATGCTGACGTATGTGTTGCAAAAGtatcaacatcatttcagccattgaCAGTTTACTAATGAATCaagaatcatttatttgctGTGATTGTATTATGGGATGTAAGCCTCCCCCACTGTCACATGCTTTTTCCATCCAGTCACTATCTTCTTGAGTCGTCGGGCAATTAAACAGGTCTTGAAACGTTTTGCCAGATCTTAATACTTGCACAATCTTCGAATCTAGTTTAGCTTTCGTCCAAATAAAAGCTGTTAATTTGGATTTGGATCTAGATGTTTCAACACGAAACGAGTTCATCTTAAGCCCGTAATGAAACGATTAAATTCGATTCAAACTCGGGCATTAGTTGAAGCTTGTTATGATTAGTTTCAAATTCAATATTTGGACCAATTGATCCATTCGGGAGTAAAAAAACATACTTGAGTATCGTTTTACAATAcgggatttttatttttatttcatctcTTGATCAACCCACCCTGTATGTAACTCGATTATTGTTCATTGATACTTTATTTATAGATATTAGTTTTTACTTTACGATATTCCGGAGTATACTTCACATCGGCAATAAACTTCAAATTGGTTATAGCTCGTTTTATTAGCTTACATTCGTTGTAATAACGTATCCGGTACGTTACATGACGTATTTGTCGTGAATTGTGTAATTTATATCAGTACATCGACTGATATTTTACAACGAATCGCAAATAAATCACAATTATTTATGTTGGCAtcatgtaggtacttttgtttttttacataCGTCAATTAATCGTCAAACgttgttttctttaaattataTTCGTTTATTTCACCTACACGTTTTATATTAATAACGCgattctttattttttactccTCTACAGTCAGACATGAGTCACAAATATgtactaattattattgtaagattatggtttaaaaataatgtcaCTTCAGCTGACACTTACTCTGATTTGTATTTCTTATGACAACCTagtattctaaagaatatactCAAGTATGACTATTACGTTACAGTATTCAATAGAGCAGTAACTTACATTTGTCATCATAATTATACCAATAGCAAAAGATGTGCCTTTAAAAGAGCAGAGCAAATAACGCGTTTAATATAGGCACGGGCGAGCGCTTCGTAAGTTCGGTGCGGACGTGAGCGGCGTGTGGGATGCCGGCAGATATCGATGCCTGCACCCGGTGATACTTTACAGTTTTACCGAGACAAGCCCGTAGTATAAGACGACATCCATGTACatattacatacatattattattatttgtcatCCAAAATATGTAATTTTGAAGAACAGCAAATAACGCGTTTAATATAGGCACGGGCGAGCGCTTCGTAAGTTCGGTGCGGACGTGAGCGGCGTGCGGGATGCCGGCAGATATCGATGCCTGCACCCGGTGATACTTTACAGTTTTACCGAGACGACATCCAAgtacatattatgtatttatattcaAGAAATGATTCAAGCTCATACGTTGAAATTGAAACTATAATTTGTACAAAATTATGGGTCTACTTAACTCTGACATCCGACCACTACTGTAAAATCGTTCTCTCGTTATTTTGCTTCGCATTCATGAAACCCAATGACTCGATTCTCCAGGGGTTATTGTATGTTGAAGTAATTTtattgtctgaaaataaaaacagtctTTATTCCTGTAGATCATTGTGTCATATAATTTTTTCTTTCGTTAGCGATCCTTgtagtcagtgtcaaatagttcgtacttcgtgacacccaaagtgggctAAAAGTTGAGAAAACGTGACAAGTTaacaagacgtgttgcgaactttttggctactttgggtgtcacgaactatttgacgctgactgtactaatgtatttaattaataaacatacttatttcTTCGAAACAGGGACGTGAAACCACAGAACCTACTAATAAGTTCACACGGCGAGCTCAAGCTAGCGGACTTCGGGCTGGCGCGGGCCAAGTCGGTGCCCAGCCACACGTACTCGCACGAAGTCGTCACGTTATGGTACAGACCTCCAGGTGAGACAGCAATTACAGTCTTCTTTCTTTTTTATCTGGATTGTGATAATTGATTACTGAGGTCACATAAGTTCACACGGCGAGCTCAAGCCAGTGGACTTCGGACTGGCGCGGGCCAAGTCGGTTCCCAGCCACACGTACTCGCACGAAGTCGTGACGTTATGGTACAGACCTCCAGGTGAGACAGCAATTACAGTCTTCTTTCTTTTTAACTGGATTGTGATCATTGATTACTGAGGTCACATAAGTTCACACGGCGAGCTCAAGCTAGCGGACTTCGGGCTGGCGCGGGCCATGTCGGTTCCCAGTCACACGTACTCGCACAAAATCGTCACTTATGGTATAGACCTCCAGATAAgacagaagaaagaagaaaactGTTTGTCATTTGTCTTATTCTTTcgtgtaatcatcatcatcaggcaATTTAGTTattactgcaggagcacgaccctctcttaatttaccagaggcaaatggaggaattGACTTTGGCAAACTGGTTGGGGAGGTTCTTTCACGGTGATTGTGATTACTGAGGTCACAACCCTAGAGTCAACAACTGAAAACTAAAAGCCACAACCTTATTGTATGAAGTCTACGTAAGCCAAGGGCAGAAACGAGTATTAAATAAACGATCATGATCACCTATTATAGTCATAATTTACCTTGCTAATATGGTGTGACGCTCTGACGTAGGCCGGTCAATTATTTATATTTGGTATGTGTAAACTCATTTATGCATTCGCTAATTTTAGCATGCTCCTAATGTGTTACTTGTATTACTTTGTCATTTGTAGTTCCACAAATAGGTTTCAGCGCTCTACGTGAGTGGAAAAACCGCTAAGAgtaaattaaagttatttttagcacaCGTTAATGGCTAAAGTTTAATACCACTTCATGAGATGACCggcaaaaaaaactattttaaccAAATTAGGTTTAATGAAGAATATCTGTACAGCTTTTTTATTATAGTATAATAGTATACTGAGGAATCTTTAGAATACTGCAgctaaattaaaaatcagatcATTCAAAACACAATCGAACAGATCGGTGTTGGCATCAGACTACGATTTGAGTATTTAGACCACCCTCGATCACGGGATTATTATGGTGAACCCACTGCTTttttcgtcgggaaatgctttacGCATATCCATTAGCTGATGGCGCAACCAGTGGGGTATGTGGGACTCTTCCCGCTAGAAGGACGGGGCCTGTCCATTAAAACCCATCAGTATCTTCCAGGGCTGTTGGATCGGATCAACTCGTAACCTAAGCATATATTTACCGTTCTCGTAAGGGTTAACAGGAATTCAGCaattcatcatcgtcatcatcatttcagccataggacgtccactactgaacatgggcctcccccaatgctttccacgttgatcgattggtagcgagcggcctgcgtccagcgcttccctgctaatGTCATTTAGCAATTTTAGGATATTAAGCAATTACTGACAAATTATTAAGAACATTTTCAGCATGAATATTTTGTTTCGTAGATGTACTACTGGGCAGCACGGTGTACTCGACGTCGCTAATATGTGGGGCACGAGCTACATCTACCTGAACACAATAGGGATAGGGATCATGTTCTATAAACATTCAGCAGCATTAACTTGTCTCGCAGATGTACTGCTGGGCAGCACGGAGTACTCGACGTCGCTAATATGTGGGGCACGAGCTACATCTACCTTAATACAATAGGGATAGGGATCATGTTCTATAAACATTCAGCAGCATTAACTTGTCTCGCAGATGTACTGCTGGGCAGCACGGAGTACTCGACGTCGCTAATATGTGGGGCACGAGCTACATCTACCTTAATACAATAGGGATAGGGatcatctactatataaaaataagtcgggttttcctccctgacgctataactccagaacgcacgaaccgatttccacggttttgcattcgttggaaaggtctcgggctccgtgaggtttatagcaaagaaaattcgggaaaagggggtaaaacaggatccacgcgtacgaagtcgcgggcggccgctagtgttctATAAACATTCAGCAGCATTAACTTGTCTCGCAGATGTACTGCTGGGCAGCACGGAGTACTCGACGTCCCTAATATGTGGGGCACGAGCTACATCTATCTTAATACAATAGGGATAGTCATAGGGATTATGTTCTATAAACATTCAGCAGCATTAACTTGTCTCGCAGATGTACTGCTGGGCAGCACGGAGTACTCGACGTCGCTGGACATGTGGGGCGTGGGCTGCATCTTCGTAGAGATGCTGTGCGGCGTGCCCACCTTCCCTGGCGTGCGTGACACGCATGACCAGCTCGACAAGATCTTCAAGGTTAGAACTGCTGCTCCTCATAGGTATATGCCCTCAAAAGAGAGCCTTTCTCAGCCAGAAGATGTCTACTGCTGAATAAAGGGGGTTTTAAAAATTTCCACAGCGATCGGTCCTTCGCTGCCCTAATCCGGGTGGATAACCTTCGTGACTGGGAAGCCTGCTTACTGCTTACATTATACCTTGCCTTACGCTCAAAGATAGAAATAAAGGCTCACAACGCGTTTTGGTCACTGTAAAACTACCATATATCTAACCAAAAAACTTTTAACAGGTGGTAGGCACGCCGACAGAAGAAAGCTGGGTGGGCGTCAGCCGGTTACCCGGTCTCCGGACACACGTGACCCGGTGGGGCACCTGCCCCGGCCGGCCGCTTGGGTCAGCCTTCCCCCGGCTGAGAGAGGGTGGGCGAGAGGCTGAGAGGCTAGCGGCCACGTTACTCCAGCCCGACCCCACCAGGCGTCTTGCGGCGCATAGCGCGCTGTATCACGCGTACTTCGCTTCGTTGCCGCCACGGTTGAGAGACCTGCCCGATGGTGAGTGACTACACTTGACGAACACTTATGGAGGAGGGGCGCGAGGCTGAGAGGCTAGCGGCCACGTTACTCCAGCCCGATCCTACCAGGCGTCTGGCGGCGCATAGCGCGCTGTATCACGCGTACTTCGCTTCTCTGCCGCCACGGTTGAGGGACCtgcctgatggtaagtgactgTTCTTGTGACAAATATATTCGCTCAGCTTAGGGAGGGAGGGCGTGAGGCTGAGAGGCTGGCGGCCACGTTACTCCAGCCCGATCCCACCAGGCGTCTGGCGGCGCATAGCGCGCTGTATCACGCGTACTTCGCTTCCCTGCCGCCGCGGTTGAGAGACCTGCCTGATGGTGAGTACACTTGATAAATGTGTTCTCTTGACTGCGGAAGACTGAGAGGCTAGCGGCTACGTTACTCCAGCCAGATCCCACCAGACGTCTGGCGGCGCATAGCGCGTTGTATCACGCGTACTTCGCTTCCCTGCCGCCACGGTTGAGGGACCTGCCTGATGGTGAGTACACTTGATAAATGTGTTCTCTTGACTGCGGGAGGGCCGGGGACTG
The DNA window shown above is from Ostrinia nubilalis chromosome 13, ilOstNubi1.1, whole genome shotgun sequence and carries:
- the LOC135077673 gene encoding cyclin-dependent kinase 14 isoform X1; this translates as MYCASDNKTIPGVSSSQSSKNVKDGVTMREKRGGAMSKMQKLRKRLSLSFGRLSTKDDPDGDVSECRGRQQNGGGRGKLPYNGYSEECLDRLEPNGNIPHDKEPHYEWSGGGNGEYRVRRQLSVSSDSKLLDEGAREDARVVMRPKRPPRPKSEAFLGPHDHSNRRTKRFSAFGGDSPFGKSEAYIKLEQLGEGSYATVYKGYSNLTQQVVALKEIRLQEEEGAPFTAIREASLLKELKHANIVTLHDIVHTRETLTFVFEFVDTDLSQYMERHPGGLNHHNVRLFMFQLLRGLSYCHRRRVLHRDVKPQNLLISSHGELKLADFGLARAKSVPSHTYSHEVVTLWYRPPDVLLGSTEYSTSLDMWGVGCIFVEMLCGVPTFPGVRDTHDQLDKIFKVVGTPTEESWVGVSRLPGLRTHVTRWGTCPGRPLGSAFPRLREGGREAERLAATLLQPDPTRRLAAHSALYHAYFASLPPRLRDLPDEVSIFTVEGVSMHAESRHAAIK
- the LOC135077673 gene encoding cyclin-dependent kinase 14 isoform X3 encodes the protein MYNGHEDGFGTTKRSVTMREKRGGAMSKMQKLRKRLSLSFGRLSTKDDPDGDVSECRGRQQNGGGRGKLPYNGYSEECLDRLEPNGNIPHDKEPHYEWSGGGNGEYRVRRQLSVSSDSKLLDEGAREDARVVMRPKRPPRPKSEAFLGPHDHSNRRTKRFSAFGGDSPFGKSEAYIKLEQLGEGSYATVYKGYSNLTQQVVALKEIRLQEEEGAPFTAIREASLLKELKHANIVTLHDIVHTRETLTFVFEFVDTDLSQYMERHPGGLNHHNVRLFMFQLLRGLSYCHRRRVLHRDVKPQNLLISSHGELKLADFGLARAKSVPSHTYSHEVVTLWYRPPDVLLGSTEYSTSLDMWGVGCIFVEMLCGVPTFPGVRDTHDQLDKIFKVVGTPTEESWVGVSRLPGLRTHVTRWGTCPGRPLGSAFPRLREGGREAERLAATLLQPDPTRRLAAHSALYHAYFASLPPRLRDLPDEVSIFTVEGVSMHAESRHAAIK
- the LOC135077673 gene encoding cyclin-dependent kinase 14 isoform X2 encodes the protein MSQLTGVGIVNFVNVLPTISEGVTMREKRGGAMSKMQKLRKRLSLSFGRLSTKDDPDGDVSECRGRQQNGGGRGKLPYNGYSEECLDRLEPNGNIPHDKEPHYEWSGGGNGEYRVRRQLSVSSDSKLLDEGAREDARVVMRPKRPPRPKSEAFLGPHDHSNRRTKRFSAFGGDSPFGKSEAYIKLEQLGEGSYATVYKGYSNLTQQVVALKEIRLQEEEGAPFTAIREASLLKELKHANIVTLHDIVHTRETLTFVFEFVDTDLSQYMERHPGGLNHHNVRLFMFQLLRGLSYCHRRRVLHRDVKPQNLLISSHGELKLADFGLARAKSVPSHTYSHEVVTLWYRPPDVLLGSTEYSTSLDMWGVGCIFVEMLCGVPTFPGVRDTHDQLDKIFKVVGTPTEESWVGVSRLPGLRTHVTRWGTCPGRPLGSAFPRLREGGREAERLAATLLQPDPTRRLAAHSALYHAYFASLPPRLRDLPDEVSIFTVEGVSMHAESRHAAIK